GTGGGGGCGGCGATCGGGCTGGCGGTGGCGGGCCAGAGGTTTCTACCGGCCGTGGAGCGAACGGTACGAGATCGATCGGGGTTGGGCTGACCGACCTTCAGGGGCGCGGGGAACTGCGCGACAAGCCCCCACCGGCGGTCAGCCGCCGACCTAAGCGCTGACCCCCGCGGCCTCGCGAACCTCCCCGGACTCCAGCCGATCAGCCGTGCGTTCAGCAGTCCGCCGAGCCCACGGCCCCGTGGTCACCGCACCCAAAGTCAGCACCGCGAGCCCACACCCGGCCAGAATCCACCATCCCGGCACCGCGGCGGACACGAACTTCTCCTTGTACGACGAGGAGCTCACCCCGGACGCCAGCACCGCCCCGATCACGGCGACCCCGAGCGTCTGCCCGAGTTGACGACTCGTGGAGGCGACCGCCGCCGCAACCCCCGCCTGCGCCCGCGGCATCCCCGACACCGCCGTGTTCGTGATCGGCGCGTTCACGAACCCGAACCCGATCCCGAACACCACGTACCCCAGCAGCAGCGTCACGTCGGACGTCTCCGCGTCGAAGGCCGCGAACAGCACCCCGCTCGCGGTCATGGCGAACCCCGCCACCACCAACGGCAGCCGCGGCCCCCGGCTCCCCACCAGCCGCCCGGCGAGCGGCGCGCACAGGAACATCGGCACCGCCATCGGCAGCATCCACAGGCCCGCGTGCAGCGCGTCCAGCCCCCGGACGTTCTGGAGGTACAGCGTCGACAGGAACAGGAACCCGCCGAGCCCCGCGAACGCGCTGATCGCGATCACCGTCGCCCCGCTGAAGGGCGCGGACCGGAAGAAACGCAGGTCGATAAGGGGTTCGTCGCGCCGGGGCTCGTACCAGAGGAGTCCCGCCAGCGCGACGACGGCCACCGCGGCGAAGGGCAGGACCGAGGCGAGTGGGGAGGTCGGCGCCTCGATGATCGCGTACGTCAGCGAGCCGAACAGGGCGATCACGAGGACCTGTCCGACCGGGTCGGGCCGGCGGGCCCTGGGCGCCCGGGACTCGGGGACGTACCGCAGGGTGAGCAGCAGGGCGGCGAGCCCGACGGGCAGGTTGACCCAGAAGATCGAGCGCCAGCCGACCGCGTCCACGAGCACCCCGCCGACCAGCGGACCGGCGGCCATGGAGATGCCGACGACCGCACCCCACACCCCGATCGCCCGTGCCCGCTCGCGCGGGTCCGTGAAGGTGTTGGTGATGATCGACATCGCGACCGGGTTGAGCATCGAGCCGCCGACCGCCTGCACCATGCGGAACGCGATCAGCGCGTCCAGGTTCGGGGCGGCGGAGCACAGCGCGGAGCCGATCGTGAAGACGACCAGGCCGGCCATGAAGACCCGCTTGCGGCCGATCCGGTCGGCGGTGGAACCGGCCAGCATCAGCAGGGAGGCGAGGACGAGCGTGTAGGCGTCGATCGTCCACTGGAGGCCCGCCGTGCTCGCGTCCAGACCGCGCTGGAGGGCGGGCAGGGCGACGTTGAGCGCGGTGGTGTCGAGGCTCACGATCAGAAGGCTCATACAGCAGATCGCGAGGACCAGCATGCGTCGGCGGTGGCTGAGCTCGGGCATGCGGTTCATCGTACGCCGATTTCGATAGTGCGTCTAACTAATGGTCGGTACATGATCGACGTACGGGTACCCCGGGGCGTGCGTGACAATGGGGGAATGTCCACGACCGCCTCGCCGCTCCAGATCGGCTCGCACACCGTCCAGCCGCCCGTCGTCCTCGCCCCCATGGCCGGGATCACCAACGCGCCCTTCCGCACCCTGTGCAGAGAGTTCAGCGGGGGCAAAGGGCTGTTCGTGAGCGAGATGATCACGACTCGGGCGCTGGTCGAGC
Above is a window of Streptomyces griseorubiginosus DNA encoding:
- a CDS encoding MFS transporter, which codes for MPELSHRRRMLVLAICCMSLLIVSLDTTALNVALPALQRGLDASTAGLQWTIDAYTLVLASLLMLAGSTADRIGRKRVFMAGLVVFTIGSALCSAAPNLDALIAFRMVQAVGGSMLNPVAMSIITNTFTDPRERARAIGVWGAVVGISMAAGPLVGGVLVDAVGWRSIFWVNLPVGLAALLLTLRYVPESRAPRARRPDPVGQVLVIALFGSLTYAIIEAPTSPLASVLPFAAVAVVALAGLLWYEPRRDEPLIDLRFFRSAPFSGATVIAISAFAGLGGFLFLSTLYLQNVRGLDALHAGLWMLPMAVPMFLCAPLAGRLVGSRGPRLPLVVAGFAMTASGVLFAAFDAETSDVTLLLGYVVFGIGFGFVNAPITNTAVSGMPRAQAGVAAAVASTSRQLGQTLGVAVIGAVLASGVSSSSYKEKFVSAAVPGWWILAGCGLAVLTLGAVTTGPWARRTAERTADRLESGEVREAAGVSA